In Borrelia anserina Es, the DNA window GTTTGCTCTATTGTTTCGGGTCAATAGAGCAAACAATTTAATGAGAAAATATTAATTTTAAAATAAAAATCCAAAATAATAAAAGTATAGCCGGGGATATTTTTACACTATCTTTGGTAACAAAATTATACAATACACTTATAATTACATAGAAAATTATCCCAATTCCAATCCCTGAAGCTATGCTATAACTCAAAGGAATCAAAAATAATATCAAAAAACTAGGAATAGCTTCTCTCACATTTGAAAAATCTATATTTCCAATCTCTTTACACATAAAAAACCCTACATATATTAAAGCAGCTGAAGTCGCACTAGAAGGAACAGCAACAAACAAAGGAGCAAAAAATACCGCCAATAAAAACAAAATACCTGTCACAACTGATGTCAATCCCGTTTTACCACCCTCAACTATACCCGTAGAACTTTCAATATAAGTAGTTACAGGAGAAACACCCATAATTGCTCCAAAAGTGGTAGAAATAGCATCAACTAGGAACACTTTATCAGCATCACGTATTCTACCCTCTTTATCAACCAAATCTCCTTTTGAAGCAACACCCACCAAAGTTCCAACAGTATCAAATAGATCATTAAACAATAAAACAATGACTATAAAAGCAAAATTCCAAAAATTTTCACCTAACACATAAGAAAAACTCAACTTGTTAAATATAGGCGCAATTGAATCATACCTTAAAAAAGCATCTGGTAATTTAATCCCCACACTCAAAGCAGCTTCCCTATCAAAGAAAGCATAACACCATGCTATTAAAGTAGTTATACAAATTGATAATAGTATACTACCCCTAACCATTTTAAGCTCAAAAATTAATATAGAAATAATCCCTAACAAAGTAAGAAAAACTTTTAAATTTATAAGATTCCCAAGCCCAATTAATGTAGAATCGTCTCTAACAATAATTTCACTATTAACAAAACCAATAAAAGCAATAAACAAGCCTATTCCAACAGTAATAGCACATCGTAAATTTATTGGTATAGCATTTACAATATTCTCACGTACTCCTAATAAAGACAAAATTATAAAAATAATGCCTTCAATAAAAACAGCGCCCAAAGCCACTTCCCAAGGTATATTCATACCCTTAACAACAGAAAATGCAAAGAATGCATTAATTCCCATTCCAGAAGCCAAAGCTAAAGGAATATTAGCAAAAACCCCCATAAAAATAGTAGCAAATCCAGCTGTTAAGCATGTTGCTGTTACCAATGCTCCTACAGGCATCCCTGCATGAGAAAGTATATAAGGATTAACAACTATTATATATGCCATGCTTAGAAACGTTGTAAACCCAGCTACAATCTCTGTCTTATAATCAATACTATTATCCCTAATCTGAGATATTAATGTCTGTCTAACTCTACTCAAAAAACAATTCCTCCTCCCAAGAAACCCTCATTGTATAAGAAAACCAAAATTAATGCTACTATCCTTAATAATTAATATTAAAATTACAAAACACAAAAAAACTACCTTATGGCAATATACATAAACTTAAACTAACCTCCTGATATCAATTAATTGAATAATTACAGACCTTTAGAACTTGTATTCATACCTACAATTTGCAAAATAAATTTCCTCCCGTTTAAATCGATTATAGTTAATCTTCAAAAATTCATCAAAAAAAAGAAAAAATTAAATTAAAAATAAAAAACATATGTCTCAGATAATCTTATTATTTTGAAGTAAAATATCTTCATTATCAGGCAAATTAGAGAAAACAATGGTTTTAAGAACCTCACCAGAACTGTTTACAATAAAAAATTTCCTGTTCTTAACAAGCTCTAAATATATTTTTAAAGAAACATCCTTACCAACACTAAAGAAAGTCTGAATATATTCATTGTCAATTTTCCTATAACGCCTAAGCAAAAACGAAGCCACTATGCCATTACCACATTGCAAGAACAACGGTTCCTTATATCTTAAATTAAACTTGCCAGAAATAGTAAAATAATGCCTTAGAGAAACTTTACTTTTATCTAAAATCAATCTAATATATTTTGAAGCCCTATTGAACCCACCAATATTCCCCAGATCAATGGTTGCACAAGAAAACATCAAAAAAACAAAATAAAAAAAGATAATATATCCACTATTAAATTTCATCTCCTAATTACCATAGATCCTTATAAAATAATAAAACTTACTATAATTACTATAAAATATTATTTTCAAGTGCATATTTAAGCGTATCCCGAGTACTCTTAAAATCAACATCAATAAATCTGGCATCATATTTAAAAGTTTCCCTAGTCCAAACTTGATAAGAATCATCATCTAAAACAAAAGATAAGCTTCTGTAAGGCTTAAGAGCTTTCAAAATAAGATCAGCATTGTTTTTATCAATATCAACATATAAGAACCTTAACTTTCCAATACTCACCACCCTGGAAATCTTAACATTACCAATATAATTATCATCTTGAATTAATTTCAAATAACCGCCATCAAAATTTAACTCTGAAGCTAAAACAACATTTAAAAACACAGAAAAATTATTTGTCAATTTATCTCTTCTGATATAGATTTGACTATTTGGATAAAAATAAAGTAAGTAATTAACTCTCTCTATTTTGTCAAATTTTTCATCCAAAAATTCCTCTACACTCAAGGTCTTACATGAAAAAAAAAAGACAAATAAACAAAAACTATATCTCATAATCAAATTATATTATAAAATATGATAAGGAGAATGTTTATATTGAATGAAATCGAACAATTTTAACTTATATATTAAAACCCCTTATATTTACTCTGATTACATAATATCAAAATATGCGGTACTACTCATCCCAGTACCAATAATAAAGATTGCAATAGGAGAGGGACTCAAAGTATTTGAAATTGCATTTGAAGACAAATACAAAAACTTTGCCGGATATATTAAACCAAATAAAAGAGCTATATATATAAACGAAACAATGAATCTACAGAATAAAAGATTTGCAATAGCACAACAACTCGGTCATTACTTAATGCATAAATATCAAGTCTTTAACCCATCCAAAAGAACAGAAACAATTAATACTCAAGATAACCATATGACTATAGAAGCCAATATATTTGCAACAAACCTATTAATTCCAACTACTACTTTAAAACTAAAAGTACCTCAATATAAATTAATAAAGTACCCTCAAAAACTGATGGCACAAGAATTTCAAGTATCTGAAAATATAATACACTTTAAGTTAAGCATGCTTAATGAGATTCACAGGCTTGAGAAAGAAAGCAAGATAAAAAAGAAACTAAAAGTAAAACAAATAGACAAAACAAGATCCAAAGATCTTTTACTTCAAAATGTAGATCAACTAAAAGAATCAATAGCCATAGATTTAGAAAAAAGAGAAATCACAAGAAAAGAAAGCATAAAAAAAAGCTTCAAAGAACTGGAATAAAAAATTTACTATTTGGAAAAGCTTTCAAGTATACTTTCCAGCTTTCGTTTAGCAATAATTAAAGCATTTTTATCCTGAACAAGCATATGAAAAAAAATTTTTCTAACCACAATCCAAAGCCTATCATCTATGCATATGCTATAAGAAGGGAAATTAATTCTTAAAGGAAATTTCTCTTTAATATTATTATTTAAATAACGTAAAACTTCAAACTTAAAAGATTCACCTTGAACTATACTATAAGCTAAGATAATTTTATATAATCTTTGATTATATAAGTAAAGAGCCTTAATATATTCAATATTATCATTATAACTAGATTCAGAAATATAAACCAAACTCTCCTGATCTCCTTTCAAGATATCAAAATTATGTTTAAAAGAGTCATTCAAATTTGCATACTTTTTCAAAACAGAATTTGAAATCTTAAGTTCAGGATACGCCATTAAAGCTTTTAAAGCTAATAAATCTAAATGATTTCCTTCAGAAGATTCATCTAATAAAATTGTAGAACAACTTAAAAATAAAAGGATGAAAAACACACAAAAATCTAAAAAGAAACGCATATAATCCTCTTACTACATTTTTTCATAAAATACAGTAAATAAAAACAGATCTGCTTTGATATAATAGTGTAAAGAATTGACCTAAAGGAAATAAAATGAGCTATTATGCACTGAGCAAAATATTTATGTATCTCGGATATATTATTATAGGGATAACTTCCTTCACTATCTTTAACAAAAATCTAAGAACCACTATCAAGAACAAGATGAAAAAGTTCAACTTTCTATACTACTTGACACTATTTATACTTTTTATAACCACTTCTAACTTATCCCATTATTTCTCAGAAAAACAATTATTAGACAATTTCCAGGAATTTCAAGAAGATTTTTGTGGAATACACAAAATCAATGTAACATTTTTAAAAACATACCTATCAGGATTACAAGAACCAATCAAAATGGAATTAATGTCAAAATTAACACCAATAAACACCATATTTAATGCTAGCTTTGAAAAATACTCAAAAAGAATAAACAAATCACTAACCGATATCATAAAAAATTATAACGCCTACACTAAAGCAATGAATACAGAAATTAGAAACAGGATTGCAAAATTAGAAGAAAAAATTTTGCCAATGTATAACAAATACAAATTGCCTAGTTCAAATAACAAAATATCAGATATAAGCGTCGACAAGAATGGAAATATCATTCCCATACGCAAAGATATAAATGGTACAATAACAGACTTATTATTTTATGATCAAAACTACAACTTAATTCCATTTAGAGAGTACCAAAAAAATAAAGTTAAATTCGATATCATCAAAGATGATAATAATCATTATTTCAAAGAAACAATCAATGTTTACTATCTTGATTCAAAAAATACTCGAGTTGCAATTGATTATTATAAAAACAACATTGATACAATTCCTTATTATATAGATTTAAAAGAGAATAAAGATAATTTCTTAAAGAGTATTAAAACTAAAAATGGATACAAAACATACATCGAAGAAAAACACAAACTAAGCATATTAGTAAATAATGATAACCTAGACGAGTTTAAAATCTTATTAGAAAAAAATCCAAACACGTTTTCATTAAACACAATATTATCTGACGGAAGTCCCATATTTACTCACGCAGTGAACTCAAAAGCAAAGAACATAATAAATTATGCAATGTCAAAAGATTTCAACATCAACTTAATAGATCAGAAATCCAAAACTGCCCTTCACAATGCCATAATTAACGGATACGATGTTAACTTTATAAAATCTCTTATAGAAAAAGGAGCAAATCCATATATAAGAGACTTAAATAAAAAATTACCATCAGACTATACTCCCAAAGACAGCGAAATCTATAAGTACCTAAACACTATTATAGAATAAATAAAGTCAATAACTTTACAAATATACTAAATACAATTAAATTATCATTACTATTGATTTAAATATGGTTAATATTAATCAAGTTAATTAATATTAACCATATTTAAAAAGCAAATACAAGGAAAACTTATCACGTTACCACTGCAAATAAATTTGCTATTTTGCAAAAAAATTGGCAAGACTTTTATGCTACTAACTAGGCTTTTACCAGAAATTGATGGTATGTTCAAAAATGAAACAATGAGTAAAGATTAAAGACTTAAAAACATTTCAAAACAACACACTCCTTTTAAACATCCTTTTAACGATCATAAAAGACACTAGTTACGGTATTGAAAAGTTACCATTAATATTCCTATTAGAAACATCTATTGGTCTTACCAATATAGAGAAGGGTTTTGGAGTCCCTACTGGTAGAAGTAGATTCCTATGCAAAAGCCATAAATAGCACTCTTATAAACTGCCGAAATGGTTCACCCTGCATACTTAATAACAATAGAAATTAATGAAACACCTACTTGATAAATCATTTACAAATGTATACTCTGAAGATAAGAGGACTCAAAGATATGATTTCAAGGTTTATTGACACATATCCTCACAATAAAGACTACGTCATTAAATTCCCTCAATATTTAACAGTTTTTTAGAAGATCAAGATTTGTCCCAATCACCACAACAACTTAAAAACCCGAATTTTTCAAGACACTTTGAAGTTACAAATGTAACAAGATTCCGGGTTGAAAAATATATAAATATATCGTTTTTATTTTTTGGATTTAAAGTCCTCACATATAACATGGAATTCATACTGATACATCCTTTAAAGATGTATTACGACGAAAATAATGTTTATTTTTATACAAATTTATATTAACTACATCCTTTACGAGATACTCCAAAAAAATGAAAGAACACGTTGGATAAACATACTCTACATATTGGGATATATTACTTCTTTATATTCAAGGCCATAACCAAATTTAACCTCCAACTCAAATAAAAGAAAACGATGGAATAACTACTACAAAAGCAAGATCAAAAAAATACTTAACAAGTTAAGAGGAATAACAACCAAAACCACCAAAGCCCTTGAAAGAATTACTAAAATTAAATCCAACAGTATCTGCATTATAAAACTAAAAGTTAAAGGATACAACATCAATCTTATCAAAAATGACTGTTTATTTTAAATCATTCATTATGAAAAGGCATTACAAGAGAAGATAAAGGATTAAAAATCATATTTGATATTTTATTAAACAATATCAACATAGAAATAGAGAAAATCACAAAAGAATTATAAATCTCAACAATAAATAATTTTGTTTTTAAATTTATTTACAATATCAACAAATATTGTTAATATTAATTACATAATATAATTAAAAATGTTAATTATATTAAATTTAACAACAATTTAAGGGAGGAAATGTTATGTCAACATCATCAGAATCTACATTTACAACATTACAAAAGGTGGGAAAAGCTTTTATGTTACCAATAGCTCTCCTGCCAATAGCTGGGATCTTATTAGGAATCGGTGCTGCACTTACCAACAAAACAATGATTCAAGCTTACGGAATTGAAGCAATACTTGGAGAGGGCACACCAGCAAGTTCACTACTATTGTTAATGAAAGGCATAGGTGAAGTAATTTTTGCAAACCTACCTCTAATGTTTGCAGTAGCAATCCCAATTGGACTGGCAAAAGCCGAAAAAGGAACAGCAGCTCTTGCTGGAGTTGTAGGATTTTTAGTCATGCATCAAGCTATAAATGGAATCTTATCTATCCAAAATATTAATCCCTCAACTGTAAATGCAGAAGCACTAATAGCAATTGGAACCCCCGAAGCAGAGGCAATTGCAAAGAGCCAAGAATATACATATGTACTTGGAATTTTTTCCCTTCAAATGAGCGTAATGGGAGGAGTGGTAGCAGGATTTATTACAGTAATGCTTCACAACAAACTACATAATATCCAACTACCAACATTTTTAGCATTCTTTGGAGGATCAAGATTCATTCCCATCATAACTACAATTACTATGTTTATAGTAGGAATAATTTTAACATGTATCTGGCCATTTATTCAAGGAATGATGACTTCGTTCGGAAATATTATAGCACAATCTGGATATTTTGGTTCATTTGCATATGGGGCAATAAAACGATCTTTAATACCCTTTGGACTTCACCACATATTCTACATGCCATTCTGGCAAACATCTTTAGGTGGAACAATGGAAATCAATGGAGAACTAATCTCAGGAGCACAAAATATATTCTTCAAACAACTCTCAGATCCCAATACTGTACACTTTGAGGTTGCAAGAGGAACACGTTTTTTTAGTGGTGAATTTATAGTAATGATTTTTGGACTACCTGGAGCTGCTCTTGCCATGTATCACACCTCAAAAAAAGAAAATAAAAAAAGCACGATTTCTCTATTATTATCAGCTGCATTCACATCTATGCTAACAGGAATAACAGAACCCATTGAATTTTCATTCCTTTTTGCAGCTCCTGCTCTTTACTATCTTATATATGTACCCTTATTTGGACTAGCCCATCTATTAGCACATGTTTTTAATATTGGGGTTGGATTAACATTCTCTGGCGGATTTATTGATATGTTCTTATTTGGCATATTACAGGGAAACAACAAAACAAATTGGATAATTATTCCTATAATTGGTATCTTTTATTTCATAGGATTCTATTATATTTTCAAACTTGCAATTATAAAATTCAATCTAAAAACACCAGGACGTGAAGACGTAGAAGAAATATCAAAAATAAGTTCACAAAAAACAGGAATATCAGAAATTGCTAGGAAAGTATTAGAAGGACTTGGAGGTAAAGACAACATTACATATCTTGATGCATGTGCCTCAAGATTAAGAATAAATGTTGATAAAACAGAACTAGTAAAGTCTATCACTTATTTTAAATCTATTGGAGCAAGCGGAATGCTTAAAAAAGGAAATGGCATCCAGATTATATTTGGAGGATTATCTGATAATATCAGAATGGAAATGGATAAAATTTGAATAACTGCCTAAAAAAAGCTAAGAATATAAATTACCAATAAGAGGAGCGGTATTTTAAAATCTCTCCTCTTATATTTTACAAAAAAGGATAAAGTTATGCATAAATACCAATACTTAATTTCTGGGAAAGTACAAGGGGTAGGCTTTAGAGCATTTACAGAACAAATAGCAAACAAAATAGAAATCAAAGGATTTGTCAAAAACCTGGATGATGGAAAAGTTGAAATAATAGCCTTTTTTAATAACAAAGAACAAATTGAATTATTTGAAAACACACTCAAAAAAGGCAATGGTTATTCAAAGATTGAAAAAATTGAAAAAAAACTCTTAGATGAAAAATATCCTTTCAATTTCAAGGACTTCAGTTCTTATTACTAATACTCTTATCAACCTTATTTCCAACTATTCTCATCTTACCAATTTTTACTTTACCACTACCCTTATTTGCAAAGTCAAGAATTCCTGAACTAGATTTAAAGAAACGCTCAACTCTAAACTTCAAAAACTCTAATGACTTTCTATCTTTACAAAAGATATTTAGATTTCCATCAGAAAACTTAATATCAAGCCCATAGTTAGTTTCTGTCTTCAAAAAATTACAAGAGATAAACTCTCCATTCAATTTACTTCTTTTAAAAAGAAAAAAATATTTCTTGCCTCTCTTAGAGTCTCTAAAATCAACCTTCAACCAATCATTCATCGGCTCAATTGAAACCAAACTATCATAAAGATAAGAAATATAAATCGTTTTATTATCACTGGCACTGAGTACCTTCTTAAAGAAATAAAGAAATCCTGTATCCATACAATTAAACAATATACTACAAATCAAGGTATAAAACGCCCTCGCCTAATTAAAATGAACACCAAACACAAAAATAAATAAAAATAAAATTAACTTTTCACAATATTTTTAAACAGCATATCCAAAAATTATGGCTAAATACTCACCAAGCCTTGCATAGTTATAATTATAACCATATTTTTGCTTGAAAGCCTTACGAATTCTAACATTAAGACCCCTTAACATTTCCAACTCCTCTACACCATCTTCTATCATTAGATCCTTAATTACATGCAAAGTCCTAGAATAATTATCGTCCATAATATGACACTCTTCTATCAATACATTTAATCTCTTCATAGTAATAACAGAATACGTTGTCTTTCTCCTAACATAAGCATATATACGTCTTTTAATCAATCTCAATAAATCAATATCAGCATTTTCATCCAAGTTCTCTAATACATAACGATTATAATGAAAAGCCGTTATTATATCATCATGCTCATGTCCTAAAACAGTCGTTATCCATAAATTTAGCTCCATATTCTTTGGAGCAAATGCGAGATAAGAAAATCTACTATAAAGCCTTCTACAAAAATAAACTGACTCTTCAGGTTCAAATATATTTTCAAAAATCTTACGAAATAATCTATTATAACTATAAGAAAGATTTGAAGATATAATTTCCTTTGAAAGTTTTTCTGTCCTCTCCATATACCTCACCTCTTCTATTGAATCAATAATTAACTTAGAATCAGCAAAAGTAGGAAAAACAATTTCGTGAACTAAATTATGCTCTTTCTTTTTTGCAATATGTTTCATGAGAATATGTTCACTATCTTCAACATAAAATTTAGATACCTTCATTATTTCAACAGGACGACGTCCTGTTGCCATTAATATTCCATAAAACTTTAATCTGACATCTCTTTTTTGAGTCAACAAGATATTTATTATCTCAATATAAGTTTTTAAGTTTATCTTAACCGATATCTGCTCTCTTCTATAACTATTAATTTTTGAGATCTTATAATGATGTGAATAACTATTTAACCATTCAGGACTTCTAAACAAACTCAGGAAAGACTCAAAATATACCTTTCTACCTAAAATACCATTAGCAACCATTAACTCCTCAATTTTACATAAATCTTTTATATCAATATTAGATAATGCCTTTACTTCTTTAGGCACCCAAAAAAACAAAAGTTTATTTTTTTGTCTTATTTCCTCAATAACTGCAAGATTGATATATTCCTTTACTATTTTACGAGTTTTAGAAAGATTTAATATAATTGAAAGATTAGTAAACTTGTCCTTTCTTAAAAGAATACTTTTATGTTTATCGGCAAGAACACTTAAGCTCTTATTTAATTTGGAATATGAAATCTCATATTTCAAATACTTAACATATATTTCTTCCAGATTCTTTCTAAAGAACTCAAGATCTTTTTTTATATTAACTTTTAAAGCCATACTAAACAAATTATAGCAAGAAAAAATAATAAGAACATATCTTCAGGCTACTATCAACTTCAAAATAAAAAACAATTTATTAATCACATGTTCAAACAAAGTTTATAATAACAAGAAAATATCAATAAAATCCTATTGCTGCATAAATCTCTCAATAGACTTAAAAACATAATAATAGAGAACAATATACGCCTCTCTTAAAGTAGAATACTTACAACTTCCCGTAAAGTATATAAGTTCACTTGTACTTGAATTAACATCATCTTTATGATTTCTAAGCTCAAATTCACGGTTAATCTCTTTTATATGCCCCAAATTAAAAGTATCAGTAGTAACTTGTTTATTATTTTCTATACAAAAATCACTGTTTAAGGCAATCCCACTTTTAACGATTTCTTTAACTTGAAACTCAAATGCATCGGGAAGAATAACATTGAAAAAATCAAACTTCAAGCCAAAATCAAAAAGAAACCCAAATTTATAATCCAATAAACCTGCTACTTTCGAATACAAAATTATCTGCATAACAATACTTTCAATGTTTTTATCCAATATAAAGTAATAAGAATAACCGTCAATATCCTTAACAGAATCAAAATAATTTTTATAATGAACGTAAGTTTTAAATTTATTATCACCCAAATACTCATAACCTGAAATTTCCAATTCTATTGCATCCTCTAAAGGAATAGCAAATCTCGATACATTATCAAAATTACAAGAATAAAAGATAAAAATGAAAGGTAAAAAAATTTTACAAACTATTTTCACAAATACCCCCACAATAAGATATGACTATTATCAAACACAAAAGATCCAAAAATGCAGTTTTACGAATATGAGAATAAAACAATGTGCAATAAATTTAAAGTATAAATGTATTATTTAAAAACTTTACTTTTTTTCAACATTTAATTAAAATATTATTAGTACTTTAAAGATAAAAATCAAACGATGGGGGTTTAAGATGAGACAAGAAAAGATCAGTAATAGGCCATTTAACAAAGTAGTAGATCGAAGACTAAAGGTGTTCTGGGTAATTCAAAAATTGCAGCACAATTATTTTAGAAATAAGAGAAGATATTCTTTAAGAAATGTTGTAATCATGGTAAATTCAATCTTAGAAAAAAAAGGATTTAAAACAGTAACAAGAAGAACTATACAAAGCGACATTAAAAACTTTGAGGAAATCGGTTTGTTAAAAATAAACTTCAATCCACTTGGAAAAAACAATGGTAGTTTCACTTACTACATAATAAATAAAGCTATTGAAAAAATAGCTAATAAAGCAATAAGCAAAGCCTACTTCATCAAAAGAGGAAAAAACATAGATCAAGCAAGATACAATGCTATTAAAAAAGACAAACTGAAAGAACAAGACCAACAATTCAAAATTTCACATCAGACACTTTCACATCTTTTAAGTAAGGTAAAAAGTAAAAATATTAAACATAAGAATTCTAGCTTAAAAGATCTAGAAAGCAAAGAAAAACATCTAGAGAAAACTATATTGCAAAGATATAAAGAGGTGAGTAGAAAGGACCTGAATGAAATGAGAAAAACTGTAAAAAACCAAATAAGCTATAAAAACACTCTATGGAATCTAAAAGACTTCATGGAAGAACTTCAGGAATATGAAGAAAACGACGCTGTAAGTTTCTTCAAAATCAAACTCAGAGAAAAAAGAAACAAAATATGGTTTATGTCAAAAAGAAATGCAAAAACAGACTTTAAAGAGATAGTAAGAGAGTTCAAATACAAAAATAAAACCAAATTACAAAACTCATACCAAGATCAAAAGGGAATAATAAAACCAAAAATGAATTACATAGACAATCCAAACGGAATAGTAAAAGCTAGTGAGCTAATAACAGAAATAATGAAAAAGGAACTGTTAATTTCTATTTAGGAAAGTAAGAACAAGATGGAAAAGGCAATATACACTCTAAAAGCAAAGTTAATGGCAAGAAAATTAGAACTAGATAAGGAAAGTAAAAACTTTTTTAAAAAAATAGAAGACAAAGACTACAGAAGAATATATCACACCAAGATATTCAGTATGATAAACAACTTTGAAGCAAGACCAAATAAGGGCAAATTCTGGTTGTGTTTCAGAAACGTTTTTAATCCTAACAAATACGAAAGCCTACATTTGTTTCACATAAGACAAGGAGATGAATTTATAGGGATTTATTATGGACTCAAAAGACTACCGAGACCATTTATCATAAAATATGAGGAAAACAGCACAAAAAAGACATCCAAAATAACAAAAATCTCTTATATCGAGTTCAGGTTTAAAAAAGGAAGTGTTTTTTGCTACCTTAGGTGTTTACACACACTATTAAAAGCAAAAAACAAGGAAAAAATTTTCTACAATTCTCTGTTAGACAGAACACTAAGATTGGAGAGAAAAGTTCACCAATTCTATGGAAAAGAATATCTCGAAGACAAAGGAATATTAAAATGGATAAAAGAAAACCAAAAATAATTACTATAGCATCAATTAAAGGTGGTGTTGGAAAGAGTACAACATCTTTGTTCTTCAGCGAAATTCTTTCAAGTAAAAAGTACAAAATACTATTAATTGACCTAGATCCGCAAGCTAGTAGTACAAGTTTTTACATTAACATTATAAGAAGCCAGTCTATAGACATAAGAAAAGTAAATATATACAGAGTGCTAAAAAAAGAACAGGATATCGAAAACTCAGTAATTAAAATCAATAACAATCTTGACTTTATAGCAAGTCACCTAACCTTAGGTAAATTCAATGAAGAAAATGTATCTTTGAAAGAGAGTCTGCTTAAGATATTTTTAAGTTACATACAACACAGATATGATTTCATCATTATGGACACAGCTCCCAATTTAGGAAGTTTACTTAACAATAGTTTAATAATCACTGACTACCTTATCGTTCCTTTGCCGACTGACCAGTGGGCAATTGAGAGTATAGACCTGATAACTGACAGGCTAAGAGATATATTTAGAAATGAATTGCCAACTTTTTACTTAATAACTAACTTAGTCGAAAGACAGAAAATAGACAAGGAATTA includes these proteins:
- a CDS encoding protelomerase family protein, yielding MALKVNIKKDLEFFRKNLEEIYVKYLKYEISYSKLNKSLSVLADKHKSILLRKDKFTNLSIILNLSKTRKIVKEYINLAVIEEIRQKNKLLFFWVPKEVKALSNIDIKDLCKIEELMVANGILGRKVYFESFLSLFRSPEWLNSYSHHYKISKINSYRREQISVKINLKTYIEIINILLTQKRDVRLKFYGILMATGRRPVEIMKVSKFYVEDSEHILMKHIAKKKEHNLVHEIVFPTFADSKLIIDSIEEVRYMERTEKLSKEIISSNLSYSYNRLFRKIFENIFEPEESVYFCRRLYSRFSYLAFAPKNMELNLWITTVLGHEHDDIITAFHYNRYVLENLDENADIDLLRLIKRRIYAYVRRKTTYSVITMKRLNVLIEECHIMDDNYSRTLHVIKDLMIEDGVEELEMLRGLNVRIRKAFKQKYGYNYNYARLGEYLAIIFGYAV
- a CDS encoding PTS transporter subunit EIIC, translated to MSTSSESTFTTLQKVGKAFMLPIALLPIAGILLGIGAALTNKTMIQAYGIEAILGEGTPASSLLLLMKGIGEVIFANLPLMFAVAIPIGLAKAEKGTAALAGVVGFLVMHQAINGILSIQNINPSTVNAEALIAIGTPEAEAIAKSQEYTYVLGIFSLQMSVMGGVVAGFITVMLHNKLHNIQLPTFLAFFGGSRFIPIITTITMFIVGIILTCIWPFIQGMMTSFGNIIAQSGYFGSFAYGAIKRSLIPFGLHHIFYMPFWQTSLGGTMEINGELISGAQNIFFKQLSDPNTVHFEVARGTRFFSGEFIVMIFGLPGAALAMYHTSKKENKKSTISLLLSAAFTSMLTGITEPIEFSFLFAAPALYYLIYVPLFGLAHLLAHVFNIGVGLTFSGGFIDMFLFGILQGNNKTNWIIIPIIGIFYFIGFYYIFKLAIIKFNLKTPGREDVEEISKISSQKTGISEIARKVLEGLGGKDNITYLDACASRLRINVDKTELVKSITYFKSIGASGMLKKGNGIQIIFGGLSDNIRMEMDKI
- a CDS encoding NCS2 family permease, producing MSRVRQTLISQIRDNSIDYKTEIVAGFTTFLSMAYIIVVNPYILSHAGMPVGALVTATCLTAGFATIFMGVFANIPLALASGMGINAFFAFSVVKGMNIPWEVALGAVFIEGIIFIILSLLGVRENIVNAIPINLRCAITVGIGLFIAFIGFVNSEIIVRDDSTLIGLGNLINLKVFLTLLGIISILIFELKMVRGSILLSICITTLIAWCYAFFDREAALSVGIKLPDAFLRYDSIAPIFNKLSFSYVLGENFWNFAFIVIVLLFNDLFDTVGTLVGVASKGDLVDKEGRIRDADKVFLVDAISTTFGAIMGVSPVTTYIESSTGIVEGGKTGLTSVVTGILFLLAVFFAPLFVAVPSSATSAALIYVGFFMCKEIGNIDFSNVREAIPSFLILFLIPLSYSIASGIGIGIIFYVIISVLYNFVTKDSVKISPAILLLFWIFILKLIFSH
- a CDS encoding ImmA/IrrE family metallo-endopeptidase, with the protein product MKSNNFNLYIKTPYIYSDYIISKYAVLLIPVPIIKIAIGEGLKVFEIAFEDKYKNFAGYIKPNKRAIYINETMNLQNKRFAIAQQLGHYLMHKYQVFNPSKRTETINTQDNHMTIEANIFATNLLIPTTTLKLKVPQYKLIKYPQKLMAQEFQVSENIIHFKLSMLNEIHRLEKESKIKKKLKVKQIDKTRSKDLLLQNVDQLKESIAIDLEKREITRKESIKKSFKELE
- a CDS encoding ankyrin repeat domain-containing protein; amino-acid sequence: MKKFNFLYYLTLFILFITTSNLSHYFSEKQLLDNFQEFQEDFCGIHKINVTFLKTYLSGLQEPIKMELMSKLTPINTIFNASFEKYSKRINKSLTDIIKNYNAYTKAMNTEIRNRIAKLEEKILPMYNKYKLPSSNNKISDISVDKNGNIIPIRKDINGTITDLLFYDQNYNLIPFREYQKNKVKFDIIKDDNNHYFKETINVYYLDSKNTRVAIDYYKNNIDTIPYYIDLKENKDNFLKSIKTKNGYKTYIEEKHKLSILVNNDNLDEFKILLEKNPNTFSLNTILSDGSPIFTHAVNSKAKNIINYAMSKDFNINLIDQKSKTALHNAIINGYDVNFIKSLIEKGANPYIRDLNKKLPSDYTPKDSEIYKYLNTIIE
- a CDS encoding acylphosphatase, producing the protein MHKYQYLISGKVQGVGFRAFTEQIANKIEIKGFVKNLDDGKVEIIAFFNNKEQIELFENTLKKGNGYSKIEKIEKKLLDEKYPFNFKDFSSYY